CATCCATTATAAACTCTGCAATGTCATCTATTACCTGTGTATCTACATGGCTTTTCACCGCATATTCCGTGATATCCCGCTTTCCCTGCGTAGGCATCATCAGATGATTTAAGCCTTCATAGAGATGAAAAACAACATTATCCCTGCCGCCGAGCGCCTCCTGCCAGAGCGCGTAATCCTTCTCCGGATATACCTGGAAATCGGCATCGCCCTGCAAAACAAGTACCGGCATTTTCACCTCGTTGATAAAGTTCATTCCGCAGTATTCCTTAATCGACTTCCAGTACCGTGCCGGAATGCCGAGCAGCATGCCGTCGTCCGGCTGATTATCCAGATCTTCCCGCAAAATCTTCGTGTCAGCCTCCACCTGCTCCGCCGCCTCTGCAAGCTGCGCCTGCTGCTCCTCCGTCAGATTGCCTGCTTCCGCCGCTGCGATCACCTCCTGGTTCTGATCATAGGAGATTTCCCAGAGCGGGCGCAGACTGCCCGCCATCGAAATAATACCGGTAAGCTGCGGATGCTCTGCCGCAATCGCCGGACACAGACATCCGCCAAGCGAATGACCAAGCACAAAAATATGGCTGCCGTCCACCCGCGCGTCCTCCTGCATCAGCTTAATCGCCGCATCCACATCATCTAAGGATTCCTCACGCAGCGTGACCATCTCTGCCGAGCCCACATCCGGGCAGTCCGGATATACATAGTAGCGCTTGTCATAGCGCAGCACCGCAATGCCGCGCGCCGCAAGTCCGTGCGCGATATCCGCAAACGGCTTGTTTCCGTTAATATTTTCATCCCGGTCAGAGGACCCGGATCCATGCACCAGAATCACAACCGGCGGCTTTTCCACATCCACCGGCAGCGTCAGCGTGCCGCCCAGCGGAACACGCTCATCCGCTGTCACCGTCACCTCTTCCTCCGTGTACGCCGCAGCGCCGTCCTCAGACTGCGTCTCCTCCTCATATTCCTCCACATCGGCGTAGGTAATCTGCATTCCGGCAATCTTTCCCTCTCCGTCATAAACAATGTGAAGCTTCATTCCGTTATTTTCATAGTGTTCCAGAATATCCACAACAACATACGCGCCCTGCTCATAGCTCTCCGCGGAAATCGTCTCCAGAAAATCTCCCAGAATGGCAACTGCGGAATCCCATCCGCTCTTTAGCGTATCTTCATCGAGCGCCGCCGCCATTTCTGCATTAAACTTTTCCGTCACCGCAGCAAAATTCCCTGTCTGCATATCCTCCGCCACCTGCAGAGCATCCTCCTTCAGGCTCTCCGCATCCGGCTGCGGCAGAAGCGCCGCCCTTCCCGCTGCCGCCGGCAGCAGCATCAGCGCCAGGCAAAGCAGCAATCCCGTAAACATCCATTTTCCTCTCATGATTAATTCTCCCTTCGCTTTTTACCATACGATACACCTTCCACAAGGTGGAATGTCAACTGCTTTTTCTGATTAAGATATGCCTGCGCAGGCAGTATCCGGCTTTATACTTCCGGAGCTGCCCCCTCTACTGATATTTCTGCACCACAATCTGAATACTGCGCAGCCCGTTGTATTCATGAATGGACGGGTAGTAGATTACGGAGAGCTGCACCGCATTTCTCCTGCCCTGGAAAAGCTTTTCCGTCTCTGTGCGTCCATATTTTTCTTCAACATATTCCCGAAAGAGCGTCGCATCACCAAAGTAAACGGCGTCCATCACCGTCCCGGCGGCGTTCGCCACCCGCAGACGGACGACCCTGCCGCTCTGCCCGACTGCCCTTGCGCTTAAAATATCCAGATTTTTTTCCGCAAACACCGGCTTGCTGTTACCCTTTCCAAAAGGCTCCAGACAGGAGAGCTCTTCAATCAGCCGCTCCGTGATATAGCCCAGCGGCATCGGTACATCTATCACGATCTTTTCCGTCAGATCCTCCTGGGTGAGCGTTGTCTGCGCATTCAGCCGCCTGCGCAGCTCCCCGACATTTTCCTTTTCCAGGGAGCAGCCCGCCGCCATCGGATGCCCGCCAAATTTCAAAAAGAGGTCGGCGCATTTCTGCAGCTCCTGGAACATCGAATAGCTCTCGATCGAACGCCCTGAGCCCTTCACAGCGCTCTCCCCCTGCGTCAGCACGATTGCCGGACGGTAATAGCGCTCCCGCAGCCGTCCGGCGATAATTCCGGCAAGACTTTCGTGACAGTCCGGCAGATAAACCACCAGCACCTTATCGTCACGCATGGGACCGTTTTCAATCAGCTCCACCGCCTGCTCATAGCCCTCCAGCGTCATCGCCTTGCGCCGCTCATTCAGCTCCAGCAGCTCCTCCGCCAGAAGCGTTGCCTCCGCCTCCGACTGCGCCAGCAGCAGCTCCAGCGACTTCTTTGCCGTGTCCAGCCGCCCGCCCGCGTTCAGACAGGGACCGAGCACAAAACCGATGTGATAAGACGTAATCTCCTTATCCTGCAGATTATTCACGCGGATAAGCGCCTGCAGTCCCGGATTTTCCGTATGATTGAGCTGCAGCAGCCCTTCCTTTACGAGAATGCGGTTTTCCCCGGTAAGGTCCATCACATCGCCGACCGTCGCAAATCCCGCAAGCTCTATCAGCTTCTCACTTTCATCCTGCGGGATGCCCATCGCCTCACAGAGCACCGTTACCAGCTTATACGCCACCGCCGCGCCGCAGAGATTCTTGTAGGGGTACGGACAGCTTTTCTGGTGCGGATTCACCAGCGCGTCCGCCTCCGGAAGCACTTCTCCCGGCTCATGATGGTCCGTCACGATCACCGTCATGCCAAGGCTTCGCGCGTAGGCGACCTCCTCCACCGCCGCAATGCCATTGTCGCACGTCAAAATCGTATCCACGCCCTCATCCCCCGCCAGGTCAATCAGATTCCGGTTCAGCCCGTACCCGTCCAGAATACGGTCCGGCAGGTCATAATCCACATTCGCCCCGCAAAGCTGCAGCGCCCGGTACAAAATACAGGTCGCGCACACACCGTCAATATCATAATCTCCTATGATGCGGATTTTTTTCTGCGCGTCAATCTTATCCGCCAGCAGCGCCGCCGCTTTGTCGCAGTCCTTCATCTGGTGGGCGCTGT
This is a stretch of genomic DNA from Marvinbryantia formatexigens DSM 14469. It encodes these proteins:
- the recJ gene encoding single-stranded-DNA-specific exonuclease RecJ, translating into MQKWVVAAKRADFGAIAEKFGIDQVTARLIRNRDVVGDAAIEEYLNGSLLNLHSAHQMKDCDKAAALLADKIDAQKKIRIIGDYDIDGVCATCILYRALQLCGANVDYDLPDRILDGYGLNRNLIDLAGDEGVDTILTCDNGIAAVEEVAYARSLGMTVIVTDHHEPGEVLPEADALVNPHQKSCPYPYKNLCGAAVAYKLVTVLCEAMGIPQDESEKLIELAGFATVGDVMDLTGENRILVKEGLLQLNHTENPGLQALIRVNNLQDKEITSYHIGFVLGPCLNAGGRLDTAKKSLELLLAQSEAEATLLAEELLELNERRKAMTLEGYEQAVELIENGPMRDDKVLVVYLPDCHESLAGIIAGRLRERYYRPAIVLTQGESAVKGSGRSIESYSMFQELQKCADLFLKFGGHPMAAGCSLEKENVGELRRRLNAQTTLTQEDLTEKIVIDVPMPLGYITERLIEELSCLEPFGKGNSKPVFAEKNLDILSARAVGQSGRVVRLRVANAAGTVMDAVYFGDATLFREYVEEKYGRTETEKLFQGRRNAVQLSVIYYPSIHEYNGLRSIQIVVQKYQ
- a CDS encoding alpha/beta fold hydrolase, whose product is MRGKWMFTGLLLCLALMLLPAAAGRAALLPQPDAESLKEDALQVAEDMQTGNFAAVTEKFNAEMAAALDEDTLKSGWDSAVAILGDFLETISAESYEQGAYVVVDILEHYENNGMKLHIVYDGEGKIAGMQITYADVEEYEEETQSEDGAAAYTEEEVTVTADERVPLGGTLTLPVDVEKPPVVILVHGSGSSDRDENINGNKPFADIAHGLAARGIAVLRYDKRYYVYPDCPDVGSAEMVTLREESLDDVDAAIKLMQEDARVDGSHIFVLGHSLGGCLCPAIAAEHPQLTGIISMAGSLRPLWEISYDQNQEVIAAAEAGNLTEEQQAQLAEAAEQVEADTKILREDLDNQPDDGMLLGIPARYWKSIKEYCGMNFINEVKMPVLVLQGDADFQVYPEKDYALWQEALGGRDNVVFHLYEGLNHLMMPTQGKRDITEYAVKSHVDTQVIDDIAEFIMDVVK